From Streptosporangium album, the proteins below share one genomic window:
- the lhgO gene encoding L-2-hydroxyglutarate oxidase, whose protein sequence is MDIGIVGAGIVGLAVAREVARTRGATVTVLDKEARVGAHQTGHNSGVVHAGIYYQPGSLKARLCREGVAMLRQYCAEHRIPYEEVGKLVVASTSAERPGLRRIADRARANGVPGIAELDALALREIEPHTVGVAAVHSPHTAIADFPAVARRLARDVQETGGSVLLSHPVRALRETAGGVEVLAGQRKLRFDRLIVCAGLGTDNVARMAGAAGDVRIVPFRGEYYALAGTAKDLVRGLIYPVPDPRYPFLGVHLTRRIDGEVLVGPNAVMALALEGYSWGDIDLTDLRRVLAWEGTRRLAATHWRTGVREVLGSMAKGHFLAAARRYVPALTRADLVRTAGGVRAQAVARDGSMLDDFAIDVHGRVVLVRNAPSPAATSSLAIARHIVGLASRLTI, encoded by the coding sequence GTGGACATCGGGATCGTCGGAGCGGGAATCGTGGGTCTGGCGGTGGCCAGAGAGGTGGCGCGGACCCGTGGTGCCACGGTGACCGTCCTCGACAAGGAGGCTCGTGTCGGGGCCCACCAGACCGGTCACAACAGCGGGGTCGTCCACGCGGGAATCTACTACCAGCCGGGATCGCTCAAAGCCCGGCTCTGCCGCGAGGGGGTGGCGATGCTCAGGCAATACTGCGCGGAGCACCGCATCCCCTACGAGGAGGTCGGCAAGCTCGTCGTCGCCTCCACCTCGGCCGAGCGGCCGGGGCTGCGGAGGATCGCCGACCGTGCCCGCGCCAACGGGGTCCCCGGCATCGCCGAGCTGGACGCGCTGGCGCTGCGCGAGATCGAACCGCACACGGTAGGGGTGGCCGCCGTGCACTCCCCGCACACCGCGATCGCCGACTTCCCCGCCGTCGCCCGCCGCCTGGCCCGGGACGTGCAGGAGACGGGCGGCTCGGTGCTGCTCTCCCACCCGGTTCGCGCTCTGCGGGAGACCGCGGGCGGGGTGGAGGTGCTGGCCGGGCAGCGGAAGCTGAGGTTCGACCGGCTGATCGTCTGCGCCGGGCTGGGCACCGACAACGTCGCCCGGATGGCCGGAGCCGCCGGCGACGTGCGGATCGTCCCCTTCCGCGGTGAGTACTACGCGCTGGCCGGCACGGCGAAGGACCTGGTCCGCGGGCTGATCTACCCGGTGCCCGACCCCCGTTACCCGTTCCTCGGCGTCCACCTGACCCGCAGGATCGACGGCGAGGTGCTGGTCGGCCCCAACGCGGTCATGGCCCTGGCTCTGGAGGGCTACTCGTGGGGTGATATCGATCTCACCGACCTGCGCCGGGTCCTGGCCTGGGAGGGCACCCGGCGGCTGGCCGCCACGCACTGGCGGACCGGGGTGCGGGAGGTGCTGGGTTCGATGGCGAAGGGGCATTTCCTGGCCGCCGCTCGCCGCTACGTGCCCGCGCTCACCAGGGCCGACCTCGTCAGGACGGCCGGTGGCGTCCGGGCCCAGGCCGTGGCCAGGGACGGGAGCATGCTCGACGACTTCGCGATCGACGTGCACGGCCGGGTCGTCCTGGTGCGGAACGCCCCCTCACCGGCCGCGACCTCCAGTCTGGCCATTGCCAGGCATATTGTGGGGTTAGCCTCGAGGCTGACCATTTAA
- a CDS encoding efflux RND transporter periplasmic adaptor subunit produces MRPTDLPKPLRTGGLALAALVLVGAGVLYTLDDGPSSAPRVELASAKRGTVTAEVSAAGNTVDDGTRELAFGGSGTVTKVYVRAGDKVGKGDVLARIDSAPARERHAAAVARLSAAREALDGAETAATAQPQPQAQTRSQTQTQTQDRTSSDSARQAACEPTARPTGTPSPDGTPRPTGRPGPDGTPGPTGTAGPARTPTPAGSEQPVAVVPAGYFPASVRTSAPTPTPTSTPAPVPTATGDSPEPAPTVTVTVTATPTVTVTTTATATVTVTATPSTGRPPTSAEPTRPGPAPSLSTQPSAHPVPTSSARPTATGTAKPRPTSEPTVGRTPGPQSTACPGQTGQTKPGTTGQTGQSGQTKTGATGQTGTTGQTGGTGGQRTLSVEQAEADVKRAEADLTDAREELAGVRIVAPADGTVLSVAGTVGDSVGADAFLTLGDLDELQVEALVTESDVGKLKPGQPAAITLATGEGKKYTGTVTRVAPTATATGQLVRYGVTVAFDKAPADLLVGQTATVSVTVAESEQALYLPAQAVRSGAGGASTVTVQGGAERVVKTGVRSDQYVEILSGLGENDRVVLPGGTATGGFPDGSWPGGL; encoded by the coding sequence ATGAGACCGACCGATCTCCCCAAGCCGCTGCGGACGGGAGGACTGGCGCTGGCCGCCCTTGTCCTGGTGGGCGCGGGCGTCCTCTACACGCTTGACGACGGCCCGTCCTCGGCGCCCCGGGTGGAGCTCGCCTCCGCCAAGCGGGGAACGGTGACGGCCGAGGTGTCCGCGGCGGGCAACACGGTGGACGACGGCACCCGCGAGCTCGCCTTCGGCGGGTCGGGCACGGTCACGAAGGTCTACGTCCGGGCCGGGGACAAGGTCGGCAAGGGCGACGTGCTGGCCAGGATCGACTCCGCACCCGCGCGCGAGCGCCACGCCGCGGCCGTGGCACGGCTGTCGGCGGCCCGGGAGGCGCTGGACGGAGCCGAGACCGCGGCGACGGCACAGCCCCAGCCACAGGCTCAGACTCGGAGCCAGACGCAGACGCAGACCCAGGACCGGACGTCGAGCGACTCCGCCCGGCAGGCGGCCTGCGAGCCCACGGCACGCCCCACCGGCACGCCCAGCCCGGACGGCACGCCCCGGCCGACGGGGAGGCCCGGACCGGACGGCACGCCCGGGCCGACGGGGACGGCCGGTCCGGCCCGCACGCCCACGCCGGCCGGATCGGAGCAGCCGGTGGCGGTGGTCCCGGCCGGATACTTCCCGGCATCGGTACGGACGTCGGCACCGACGCCCACACCGACGTCAACGCCCGCGCCGGTGCCGACGGCCACCGGCGACTCTCCCGAACCCGCTCCGACGGTGACCGTCACGGTCACGGCGACCCCCACGGTCACCGTGACCACCACGGCCACGGCCACGGTCACCGTGACCGCCACGCCGAGCACGGGCCGCCCGCCCACGAGCGCGGAGCCCACCAGGCCCGGCCCGGCGCCCAGCCTGTCGACGCAGCCGAGCGCGCACCCTGTGCCCACCTCGTCGGCCAGACCCACCGCGACCGGGACCGCGAAACCCCGCCCGACCTCGGAACCGACCGTCGGCCGGACTCCCGGCCCGCAGTCCACCGCCTGCCCGGGGCAGACCGGCCAGACTAAGCCCGGCACCACCGGGCAGACCGGGCAGTCTGGGCAGACCAAGACCGGCGCCACCGGCCAGACCGGCACCACCGGGCAGACCGGCGGCACCGGCGGGCAGCGGACGCTCAGCGTGGAGCAGGCCGAGGCCGACGTGAAGCGGGCGGAGGCCGACCTGACGGACGCCCGCGAGGAGCTGGCGGGTGTGCGGATCGTCGCTCCGGCGGACGGCACCGTCCTGTCGGTGGCCGGAACCGTCGGTGACAGCGTGGGCGCCGACGCGTTCCTCACCCTTGGAGATCTCGACGAGCTCCAGGTGGAGGCACTGGTCACCGAGTCGGACGTGGGCAAGCTGAAGCCGGGGCAGCCGGCGGCGATCACCCTGGCCACCGGGGAGGGCAAGAAGTACACCGGGACGGTGACCCGTGTCGCGCCCACGGCGACCGCCACCGGGCAGCTGGTGAGATACGGGGTCACGGTCGCGTTCGACAAGGCTCCGGCGGACCTCCTGGTCGGCCAGACCGCCACCGTCAGCGTGACGGTGGCCGAGTCGGAGCAGGCGCTCTACCTCCCGGCCCAGGCCGTGCGGTCCGGGGCCGGCGGGGCCTCGACGGTCACCGTCCAGGGCGGCGCCGAACGCGTCGTGAAGACCGGGGTCCGCAGCGACCAGTACGTCGAGATCCTCTCGGGGCTGGGAGAGAACGACCGGGTGGTGCTCCCCGGCGGCACGGCCACCGGAGGGTTCCCCGACGGTAGCTGGCCGGGAGGCCTCTGA
- a CDS encoding response regulator transcription factor has protein sequence MTDAPEASLLIVEDEPNILELLAASLRFAGFGVNTAGNGTDAVAAVQRHRPDLIVLDVMLPDMDGFDVVRRLRGGGTDTPVVFLTARDAVEDKIRGLTVGGDDYVTKPFSLEEVVARIRAVLRRTGSGDLFARPPRLTFADIELDEESHEVWRRGRAVALSPTEFKLLRYFMANAGRVLSKAQILDHVWDYDFRGDVGIVESYVSVLRRKIDNVDPRLIHTLRGVGYVLRLPPAP, from the coding sequence GTGACCGACGCACCTGAAGCCAGCTTGCTGATCGTCGAGGACGAGCCCAACATCCTCGAGCTCCTGGCCGCGAGCCTGCGGTTCGCCGGGTTCGGGGTGAACACGGCGGGCAACGGGACCGACGCCGTCGCCGCGGTTCAGCGCCACCGCCCCGACCTCATCGTCCTCGACGTGATGCTGCCCGACATGGACGGGTTCGACGTCGTGCGGCGCCTGCGCGGCGGCGGCACCGACACGCCCGTGGTCTTCCTCACCGCGCGCGACGCCGTCGAGGACAAGATCCGGGGGCTGACGGTCGGCGGGGACGACTACGTGACCAAGCCGTTCAGCCTGGAGGAGGTCGTCGCCCGGATCCGGGCCGTGCTGCGCCGTACCGGTTCGGGAGACCTGTTCGCGCGTCCGCCCCGGCTGACCTTCGCCGACATCGAGCTCGACGAGGAGAGCCACGAGGTGTGGCGCAGGGGCAGGGCCGTGGCGCTGTCGCCGACGGAGTTCAAGCTCCTGCGCTACTTCATGGCGAACGCCGGACGGGTGCTGTCCAAGGCGCAGATCCTCGACCACGTGTGGGACTACGACTTCCGGGGCGATGTCGGGATCGTGGAGTCCTATGTCTCCGTCCTCCGCCGGAAGATCGACAACGTCGACCCCCGGCTGATCCACACCCTGCGCGGGGTCGGCTACGTCCTGCGCCTCCCCCCCGCCCCGTGA
- a CDS encoding efflux RND transporter periplasmic adaptor subunit: MKLSTKRRALIVNGTLGVLLLGGAGIAYSSLGGGVSSAETSARTVSATRSTVVASVSASGTVASAQARSLAFGSSGTVEKIYVKVGEKVAKGQVLARLDDTSARESLDAAAAALDTADDDTSTAASYAQYVTARNTYRAAQRTVAGTVIKAPFAGTVTAVNGTVGGSSGASGSSTAASSGGSGDSTAKASGSATKSSTGFVEIADTGKLQLVGDFTESDVIRLKIGQTASIRFDALTGVTATGKVTQIQPTAATSNNVVQYPVTISFTETPEEVRLGQTATVEVIIDQAGNVLAVPSAVVSTAGGRSTVTVLRNGAQVPVQVEVGVKGDALTEIKSGLGESDQIVRPVTTGTTQQGGFPGFGGGGGRGGGGTGGGGGGGLGGGGR, from the coding sequence GTGAAGCTGTCGACCAAGCGCAGAGCGCTGATCGTTAACGGGACCCTGGGGGTCCTGTTGCTGGGCGGCGCGGGGATCGCCTACTCCTCTCTCGGCGGCGGGGTCTCCTCCGCCGAGACTTCGGCGCGGACGGTGTCGGCGACCCGGAGCACGGTCGTCGCCTCGGTGTCCGCCTCCGGAACGGTGGCGAGCGCCCAGGCGCGCTCCCTCGCCTTCGGATCGAGCGGCACGGTGGAGAAGATCTACGTCAAGGTCGGGGAGAAGGTCGCCAAGGGGCAGGTCCTGGCCCGGCTGGACGACACGTCCGCCCGGGAGAGCCTCGACGCCGCCGCGGCGGCCCTCGACACCGCCGACGACGACACCTCCACCGCCGCCTCCTACGCCCAGTACGTCACCGCCAGGAACACCTATCGGGCGGCCCAGCGCACGGTGGCGGGCACCGTCATCAAGGCGCCGTTCGCCGGCACGGTCACCGCCGTCAACGGCACGGTCGGGGGCTCCTCGGGGGCGTCCGGCTCCTCCACCGCCGCGTCGTCCGGCGGTTCCGGCGACTCCACCGCCAAGGCGAGCGGCTCCGCGACCAAGAGCTCCACCGGCTTCGTCGAGATCGCCGACACCGGAAAGCTCCAGCTCGTCGGCGACTTCACCGAGTCCGACGTCATCAGGCTCAAGATCGGGCAGACGGCCTCGATCCGGTTCGACGCGCTGACCGGCGTCACCGCGACCGGCAAGGTCACCCAGATCCAGCCGACCGCCGCCACCAGCAACAACGTGGTCCAGTATCCGGTGACGATCTCCTTCACCGAGACGCCGGAAGAGGTGCGGCTCGGCCAGACGGCCACGGTCGAGGTGATCATCGACCAGGCCGGGAACGTGCTCGCGGTCCCCTCGGCGGTGGTCTCCACGGCGGGTGGCCGGAGCACCGTGACGGTCCTGCGGAACGGCGCGCAGGTGCCCGTCCAGGTGGAGGTCGGCGTCAAGGGCGACGCACTCACCGAGATCAAGTCGGGGCTCGGCGAGAGCGACCAGATCGTCCGCCCGGTGACCACCGGCACCACCCAGCAGGGCGGCTTCCCCGGCTTCGGCGGTGGCGGCGGCCGCGGTGGCGGGGGCACCGGTGGCGGGGGCGGCGGCGGTCTCGGCGGGGGTGGCCGGTGA
- a CDS encoding sensor histidine kinase: MTLNGTPLRVRLIAVILVLLAIALTLIGIGSVSIMRGYLIDRVDSQIDLTAENVVRRLNRGAAMLVGKPLPADTRVEFRDARGGTTLEFSGADVEDKPLPQVPAGQGPGTFDSGEWRIHITPLEKGRTLVTAVDMSEVRQIVGQLALVELLGGGGLMLVLAGTGVVIIRRSLRPLEEIERTAQAIAAGDLSRRVPDADPRTEVGRLGQSLNGMLAQIETAFQARSESEASARRSEERMRRFVADASHELRTPLTSIRGFAEFYQQAPDIDAAPLLRRMGSEAVRMGLLVDDLLMLARMDQQRPMAMRPVDLLAIAADTVHDARILAPARQVTLSVDGSALIVSGDEVRLRQVVGNLMTNALTHTPDGTPVRMALSARDGTAVIEVADEGQGLSAEQRERVFERFYRVDSARGRRAPEDGGSGLGLAIVAAIVDAHGGTVAVESCPGEGSTFRVSLPLADDD, encoded by the coding sequence GTGACGCTCAACGGGACCCCGCTGCGGGTGAGGCTGATCGCGGTCATCCTGGTCCTGCTGGCCATCGCGCTCACCCTCATCGGCATCGGCAGCGTCTCGATCATGCGCGGCTACCTCATCGACCGTGTGGACAGCCAGATAGACCTGACCGCCGAAAACGTGGTGCGGCGGCTGAACCGCGGAGCGGCCATGCTGGTCGGCAAGCCGCTCCCGGCCGACACCCGGGTGGAGTTCCGCGACGCCAGAGGCGGGACCACCCTTGAGTTCAGCGGCGCCGACGTGGAGGACAAGCCCCTTCCGCAGGTGCCCGCAGGCCAGGGACCCGGGACGTTCGACAGCGGTGAGTGGCGGATCCACATCACCCCCCTGGAGAAGGGGAGAACCCTCGTCACGGCAGTGGACATGTCCGAGGTCCGGCAGATCGTCGGGCAGCTCGCGCTGGTGGAGCTGCTCGGCGGCGGCGGGCTGATGCTGGTGCTCGCCGGGACGGGGGTGGTGATCATACGGCGGAGCCTGCGCCCGCTGGAGGAGATCGAGCGCACCGCCCAGGCCATCGCCGCCGGAGACCTGAGCCGCCGCGTCCCCGACGCCGACCCGCGCACCGAGGTCGGCCGCCTCGGCCAGTCGCTGAACGGCATGCTCGCCCAGATCGAGACCGCCTTCCAGGCCCGGTCGGAGTCGGAGGCCTCGGCCCGTCGCTCCGAGGAGCGCATGCGCAGGTTCGTCGCCGACGCCTCGCACGAACTCCGCACCCCGCTGACCTCGATCCGCGGCTTCGCCGAGTTCTACCAGCAGGCGCCCGACATCGACGCCGCCCCGCTGCTGCGCCGGATGGGGTCCGAGGCGGTCAGGATGGGCCTGCTGGTCGACGACCTGCTCATGCTCGCCAGGATGGACCAGCAGCGGCCGATGGCCATGCGCCCGGTGGACCTGCTCGCCATCGCCGCCGACACCGTTCACGACGCCCGCATCCTCGCCCCCGCCCGCCAGGTGACCCTCTCGGTGGACGGCTCCGCGCTCATCGTCTCCGGCGACGAAGTACGGCTCCGCCAGGTCGTGGGCAACCTGATGACGAACGCGCTCACCCACACGCCGGACGGCACCCCCGTGCGGATGGCGCTCTCCGCCCGGGACGGCACGGCGGTCATCGAGGTGGCCGACGAGGGACAGGGCCTCAGCGCCGAGCAGCGCGAGCGGGTCTTCGAGCGTTTCTACCGCGTCGACTCCGCCCGTGGCCGCCGCGCGCCGGAGGACGGTGGCAGCGGTCTCGGCCTGGCCATCGTCGCGGCCATCGTCGACGCCCACGGCGGCACGGTCGCCGTGGAGTCATGCCCGGGTGAGGGCTCGACGTTCCGGGTCTCCCTCCCCTTGGCCGACGACGACTGA
- a CDS encoding ABC transporter ATP-binding protein yields the protein MTAPVLSVQDLSKVYGEGDAQVRALRGVSLTVERGDYVAVMGASGSGKSTLMNILGCLDVPSSGRYLIDGTDVGSLDERQLAILRNRKIGFVFQSFNLIPRMTALANVELPMAYGGVGAAERRARALAALDQVGLADRVRHEPNELSGGQQQRVAVARALVTSPALLLADEPTGNLDTKSTGDVLEIFDRLSTSGRTIVIITHEDDVAMHAKRVIRLVDGQIVEDRRQAPVDGPPPRMRMPEVPA from the coding sequence GTGACCGCGCCCGTCCTGTCCGTCCAGGACCTCTCGAAGGTCTACGGTGAGGGCGACGCCCAGGTCCGTGCCCTGCGGGGCGTGTCCCTCACCGTCGAGCGCGGCGACTACGTGGCCGTCATGGGCGCCTCCGGCTCCGGCAAGTCCACACTCATGAACATCCTCGGCTGCCTGGACGTGCCCTCCTCCGGCCGCTACCTCATCGACGGCACCGACGTCGGATCGCTGGACGAGCGCCAGCTCGCCATCCTGCGCAACCGGAAGATCGGTTTCGTGTTCCAGTCGTTCAACCTGATCCCCCGGATGACCGCGCTCGCCAACGTCGAGCTGCCCATGGCGTACGGCGGGGTCGGCGCGGCCGAGCGGCGCGCCCGCGCCCTGGCGGCCCTGGACCAGGTCGGCCTGGCCGACCGGGTCCGCCACGAGCCGAACGAGCTCTCCGGCGGCCAGCAGCAGCGGGTGGCCGTGGCCAGGGCGCTGGTCACCTCGCCCGCCCTCCTGCTCGCCGACGAGCCGACGGGAAACCTCGACACCAAGTCCACCGGGGACGTGCTGGAGATCTTCGACCGGCTGAGCACCTCGGGCCGGACAATCGTGATCATCACCCATGAGGACGATGTGGCCATGCATGCCAAGCGGGTCATACGCCTGGTGGACGGCCAGATCGTCGAGGACCGCCGCCAGGCGCCCGTCGACGGCCCCCCGCCCCGTATGCGCATGCCGGAGGTCCCCGCGTGA